A stretch of the Filimonas lacunae genome encodes the following:
- a CDS encoding DUF4878 domain-containing protein: MKTNVLKRMTVWLLPVLLLAACGGKQHNYPQAENSLDAAREFIDGYLKGDFDKALFYMAKDSANLQNLQKMQIAYTSKSANDKKQYKQASIIINQVEALDDSTDIINYKNSFDRIARKVKVIKAPGGWLVDFKYTISGNI, from the coding sequence ATGAAAACAAACGTGTTGAAACGGATGACAGTATGGCTGCTACCCGTGTTATTACTGGCAGCATGCGGCGGCAAACAGCATAATTACCCCCAAGCAGAAAACTCACTCGATGCGGCCAGGGAGTTTATAGATGGCTATCTCAAAGGCGATTTTGATAAAGCCCTGTTTTATATGGCAAAAGACAGCGCCAACCTGCAAAACCTGCAGAAAATGCAAATTGCGTATACCAGCAAAAGCGCCAACGATAAAAAGCAATACAAACAGGCTTCCATTATCATTAACCAGGTAGAAGCGCTGGACGACTCTACTGACATCATAAATTATAAAAACTCATTCGACCGCATAGCACGAAAAGTGAAAGTAATTAAGGCCCCCGGGGGCTGGTTAGTAGACTTTAAGTATACTATTAGCGGAAATATTTAA